GAGTCGGTTTCGAGAATCCGCCCATCTCCATGCCGTTTGCGAGGTCGAGGCGGCCGGCGGCCGCATAGATGTTCCAATAGAACTCATTGACGGTCAGCGATAACGCCGGATCCTTGACGTTCAGTTTGTGACTCTGGGCTGCTTCCCGAAGCAGGATCGCATAGAGATGTCTGGTCAGAACCGTCAGCGCATCGACCTGATGCGGGTCGATGATCAAGATGCGATTAAGCAAGGCGACGCGATCGCGTAATTCGGGAAACGTCGCGGCGCGAGCGGCGGCGGCGGTCAGCGTTCCTGGCTGATCTTCAGGACCCCACCAGACGATAGAGCCAGGAAGGGCGCGGCTGATCTCGGTCGTGAACGGTATCTTGTCGGCCACCATGCCCGCTGTCTGAGGCGTGGCGGCAACAGGGAGGTGGAAGACAGCCGCGTCGCGCGGGAACCCATGGAACCTGAGTCCGGTGAAGACCACCCATTGCGTGGTGATGGATTTCACGGCGCGTCGCTCGCGTTTGATCGTGTTTGTCCACTGGACGGTGCCTGGACCGTACGTCACCGGCGAGGTGAGGGGGTCATGGTAGTGGATGGTCAGATCAACCAGCGTGGTGGGGACACCGAGGACTTTTCCGTTCGGCTTCAGTCGGAAGGATCCGTTCGGGATCGGACGGCTCTTTGTGACAGACAGATGCAGGCCCGTTCCGGGCGGTGCGATTCCGAGAGCATCCATCACAAAGGCGGAGGCCTGAGCGCGGGCGAGCTCATCCCCGTAAAAGACCAGGGGGCCCGTGCTGGGCCACAGTACGTTCATGCCGATGTCCGAACGCTTCAAGTGCGGGGCATGGCCTGCGGTCAGCTCTCGCCAACAACCCTCGTGCCACGCATCGGTTGTCGGTGGATTCTGAGGATCGGCCGGCGGCACCGTCAGGAGCTTGTATTGGCAGGCGAAGTCCAGCTGTCCGGTCGTGATCCTGTCGCCTTTGGCGATCGCTTCGGCATATCGAAGGGCCGTATCGACGGCGGTTTTATGGATGGTCTTGTTTTTAGTTGCCTTTTGAGGTGGTTTGGACGCCGCAGCCACAAGGTCGGGCAAGGCCGTCTCAAAAGCCGTCAACAGTCCCAAAAGGAACAGCATTCCAAGTGATAGGTTTTTAGTCATGATGAAAAGAGTCATGTTGTTGTGGGGTCATCGGGTTAAGGCGGTCTTTATGATTTTCTCGCGCATCAACGCCCGGTCGGCTGTCGATAGCGTGGGCGCCGGACTATGGCGACAGAGCGAGACGGTTTGGCGTAACGATGTCACGAACGTTTCACAATTAGGGCACGCGCCCAGATGTTGACGAATTTCTTGGCAAATATTTACGGAGAGCTCGTCATCGATATAGGCGGACAACTGGCGAAGGATGCGCAGA
Above is a genomic segment from Candidatus Nitrospira nitrificans containing:
- a CDS encoding anti-sigma factor family protein — translated: MAQRSASKRKRQAPTIPPPHTHGKSRCLRILRQLSAYIDDELSVNICQEIRQHLGACPNCETFVTSLRQTVSLCRHSPAPTLSTADRALMREKIIKTALTR